The genomic stretch ACATAGCTTAAGGTATTTCAAAATAGAGGCTGCCCCGTCCTTCCCGGCCTGCACGGCATCTACCACTTCTTTACCACCATTCACCGCATCGCCGCCGGCAAATACGCCTTTGATATTCGTGGCACAATGGTTATCAATAACCAGTTTCCCGTTCTTGTTCTCCAGTTTATATTTCTTTACTATTCCTTCATAAGGGACTTGCCCTGTCGCCTTGATCACCATATCAACATCCAGCGAAAAGGTTTCGCCGGTGTCAACAGGGGAACGGCGGCCTGAAGCATCCGGTTCACCCAATTTGATCACACTGCAAACAAGTTGTTTTACTTTTCCTTCTGAACCTTTTATCTTTTTTGGTGCAGCCAGCCAGACGATCCTGCATCCATCCAGCCTGGCAATATCCAATTCAACAACCGTACAGGGCTTTTCAGCTTCTGTTCTTCTGTAAACCAATGTCACTTCCTTAGCGCCTAATCTTTTTGCCTGTGTGGCTGCATCAATAGCGGTCATCCCCATTCCAATAACTGCTACCCGTTCGCCAACTGCCGCTTCTTCATAACCCTTGTCACGGATATCATAAATGAATTTTATGGCATCCACAACACCCTGCAGTTTTTCCCCGGGTATATCCAGTTTTCTTGCAACCCCAACGCCCATTCCCAGGTAAACGGCATCGTATTCCTTTTTTAGTTGTGCCAGTGAAAAATCCTTACCCAGTTCCTGGTTGTATCTTATCTCAATACCACCAATACCCAGGATATAATTCACTTCGTCTTCACAGAATTTCGGCGTTACCTTATAGGCTGCAATGCCATAAGTCATCAGGCCACCACCCTTGCTTTCTTTTTCAAAAATGGTAACATCGATCCCTTCCCGTGATAATACATGTGCACAGCTCAGCCCGGCAGGGCCGGCACCAACAACCGCCACTTTTTTACCCCCATCCCCTAAAGGGGAGTTATTTGAAGTCTCTATTTTTTTCCGTTGGAATAACTGCCAGTTATTTTTCATTGCTATTTCCGTAGAATAGCGCTGCAGCCTTGCAATGGAAATGGGCTCTTCTTCCATGAGGTTATACACGCAGGCGCCCTCGCAAAGTTTTTCCACCGGGCAAACCTTGCTGCAACCTGCCCCCATGATATTACTGCTGAAAATAGTATGCGCCGAGCCTTTGATATTTTCTGTAGCGATCTGCTTTATGAACTTAGGGACATCAATACCGGTAGGACAACTTTTCATGCAGGGCGCATCATAGCAGAACAAACAGCGGTTGGCTTCCACCAGGGCCGCATCGGCTGTTTCATATGGCGGATGTATGTCGCTGAAGTTTTCAGCGTATTGCTCTTGGGATAACCTGTTGTTTTTGATCATTATGTTGTATGTTGAATGTTGTATGTTGAATGACTTCATTTGACATTTGGCATTCAACATTTAGCATATGTATTACAGCTCAACAAGCTTTCCGTAGGTCTCCGGCCGCCTGTCCCTGAAGAACTGCCACACATTTCTTACCTGGTCGATCATATCCAGGTCAAATTCGGCGATCAGCAATTCATCTTTGTCTTCACTTGCCTGTGCAAAGATCTGTCCACGGGGGTCAACAAAATAACTGCTGCCATAAAACTTGCCCAGGTTCCAGGGCTTTTCTTCACCCACCCTGTTTATACAACCCATGAAATATCCATTGGCTGCGGCATGCGCCGGCTGTTCCAGTTTCCACAAATACTGAGACAGGCCTGCCACGGTTGCAGAAGGATTATAAACGATCTCGGCGCCGTTCAGTCCCAAACATCTTGCCCCGTCAGGAAAGTGGCGGTCGTAACAGATGTACACACCCACTTTCGCATACTTTGTCTGGAACACCGGGTAGCCCAGGTTCCCGGGCTTAAAGAAGAACTTCTCCCAGAAACCACTGGTATGCGGGATATGATTCTTGCGGTACTTGCCCAGGTAGGTTCCATCCGCATCAATTACAGCAGCGGTATTGTATAGAACACCGGCCTGTTCTTTTTCATAAATGGGAACAATGATGACCATGTTGTATTTCTTCGCATACTGTGCCATCAGTTCGGTTGTGGGTCCCGGAACCGTTTCTGCGCTTGCATACCACTTTGGATCCTGCCCGGGGCAGAAATAAGGTGTATTGAAAATTTCCTGCAGGCAAAGGATCTGTACCCCTTTCTTCCCGGCCTCTTCAATATAAGGAATATGTTTCTGCACCATGGCGTCCACAATTTCTTTGATCGTTCCTTCCCCTTCCGTTTTTGGCAAACTCATTTGAATCAATCCGGATTTAATTATCCTTGGCATAAGTGTTTTTTTTAAACTTTTTATTTTCTTCACCGCATGGAACACGAGTCAAAGAGGTTTCGCAGAGATACTCTGCGTTGACTCTGCCCCTCATTTTCTCTGCGGTAAAACTATATTAATTTAGATACTTTATTTCTCTTTATATATTTGCCATTCCCTTTTTCCACCAGGCATTTTCCATCATCAATAACAACCTGGCCTCTTAACAGGACAGTTTTACATTTCCCGGTCAGTTCCCATCCTTCATAGGCAGAATAGTCGGTATTCATATGATGCGTTGATACACGGATGGTATGTTCTTTATCAGGATCGAATAAAACGATGTCAGCGTCAGAACCCGGTGCTATGCAACCCTTCCTGGGAAACATGCCGAATATCTTTGCCGGGTTGGTGGATAAGACCTCCACAAACTTATTCAGGGTGATCCTTCTCTTTCTTACTCCTTCACTGTACAATAACTCTACCCGGTGCTCAATAGCCGGATGCCCGTTCGGTATTTTAGAAAAATCATCCTTGCCCATTAATTTTTGTTCCCATTTGAACGGACAATGGTCTGTTGCCACCACCTGTACCAATCCCTGGTTGATACCGGCCCACAAAGCTTCCTGGTCTTTCTTCTCCCGCAGCGGCGGGCTCATCACCCATTTGGCACCATCGAAATCTTGTTCGTATAAAGAAGCATCCAGTAATAAATACTGGATACAGGTCTCTGCAAATACTTTTTGATTTTCCCGGTTATTGTTACGCACTGCATTCAATGCGCCTTCGCAGGTCATGTGTACAATATAGCCCGGGCAGCCCGTGTAACCTGCTATGGAAGCAAAACGTTCCGAGGCTTCCGCTTCCGTGATCTCCGGCTGGGATAAATAATGATACAGCGGCGCCCTGTTTCCTTCGGCCCTGTTCTTAGCAATTAAAAAGTCGATCATGTCGCCATTGGTTGCATGCACCGTGACCATCCCGCCCCGTGTCTTTACTTCATTCATCAGTCCCACCATCTGTTTATCATCGATCATCAGGGCGCCTTTATAAGCCATGAAAATTTTGAATGAGGTGATGCCTTCTTTTTCAATAAGGCCAACGATCTCTTTACAGGTGTTCTCATTGAAATCGGTTACAGCCATGTGGAAGCTGTAATCGCCGACTGCATTTCCATTGGCCCTTCCGCTCCATTCGTTGAATGCATCGTATAAAGAATTACCCTGTTTTTGAAGAATGAAATCAATCACGGTAGTAGTACCGCCATAGAGTGCTGCCCGGGTACCTGTTTCGTAATCATCACTGCTGAAGGTTCCCATGAAGGGCATTTCCAGGTGTACGTGCGGGTCAATGCACCCGGGAAAAGCAAGCAGTCC from Chitinophagaceae bacterium encodes the following:
- a CDS encoding NAD(P)-dependent oxidoreductase: MMIKNNRLSQEQYAENFSDIHPPYETADAALVEANRCLFCYDAPCMKSCPTGIDVPKFIKQIATENIKGSAHTIFSSNIMGAGCSKVCPVEKLCEGACVYNLMEEEPISIARLQRYSTEIAMKNNWQLFQRKKIETSNNSPLGDGGKKVAVVGAGPAGLSCAHVLSREGIDVTIFEKESKGGGLMTYGIAAYKVTPKFCEDEVNYILGIGGIEIRYNQELGKDFSLAQLKKEYDAVYLGMGVGVARKLDIPGEKLQGVVDAIKFIYDIRDKGYEEAAVGERVAVIGMGMTAIDAATQAKRLGAKEVTLVYRRTEAEKPCTVVELDIARLDGCRIVWLAAPKKIKGSEGKVKQLVCSVIKLGEPDASGRRSPVDTGETFSLDVDMVIKATGQVPYEGIVKKYKLENKNGKLVIDNHCATNIKGVFAGGDAVNGGKEVVDAVQAGKDGAASILKYLKLC
- a CDS encoding acyltransferase gives rise to the protein MPRIIKSGLIQMSLPKTEGEGTIKEIVDAMVQKHIPYIEEAGKKGVQILCLQEIFNTPYFCPGQDPKWYASAETVPGPTTELMAQYAKKYNMVIIVPIYEKEQAGVLYNTAAVIDADGTYLGKYRKNHIPHTSGFWEKFFFKPGNLGYPVFQTKYAKVGVYICYDRHFPDGARCLGLNGAEIVYNPSATVAGLSQYLWKLEQPAHAAANGYFMGCINRVGEEKPWNLGKFYGSSYFVDPRGQIFAQASEDKDELLIAEFDLDMIDQVRNVWQFFRDRRPETYGKLVEL
- the hydA gene encoding dihydropyrimidinase, coding for MSLLIKNAHIIGAADDYTGDIFIQGESIVAVGKNLDAKADREIDATGLLAFPGCIDPHVHLEMPFMGTFSSDDYETGTRAALYGGTTTVIDFILQKQGNSLYDAFNEWSGRANGNAVGDYSFHMAVTDFNENTCKEIVGLIEKEGITSFKIFMAYKGALMIDDKQMVGLMNEVKTRGGMVTVHATNGDMIDFLIAKNRAEGNRAPLYHYLSQPEITEAEASERFASIAGYTGCPGYIVHMTCEGALNAVRNNNRENQKVFAETCIQYLLLDASLYEQDFDGAKWVMSPPLREKKDQEALWAGINQGLVQVVATDHCPFKWEQKLMGKDDFSKIPNGHPAIEHRVELLYSEGVRKRRITLNKFVEVLSTNPAKIFGMFPRKGCIAPGSDADIVLFDPDKEHTIRVSTHHMNTDYSAYEGWELTGKCKTVLLRGQVVIDDGKCLVEKGNGKYIKRNKVSKLI